The following is a genomic window from Miscanthus floridulus cultivar M001 chromosome 14, ASM1932011v1, whole genome shotgun sequence.
TGCCGGCGGCTGTCCGGAGAGCGTGCAGGAGAGTGCACCAGCGCAGTCGCCGCTGTCGCAGTGGCCGCTTCCACCGTTGAAGGAACAGCCGGTGCGGCCCCAGAACCTGCCGCTGGTGCCGGCGGGCACGTTGACGGTCCATGTCTGGCCTGGGTCCAGCTGCGTGCCCCCGCCGACAGGGATGCCTGCCGGCCACACTGTGTAACCACAATTGTTCTTTATGGTGAAGGTGGCTGCGCTTGCACCGGCAGTGAAggcggcgaggaggaagaggaccGAGGACACGCGAGTAGTGGACGCCATTGATAATGAGTGAGCGACTTAGAGCTATATGAAGCTTGGGTTGAGTTGGGAGGCAGGGGCATGCATTTATAGGCGTTCAGGGTGGACTAGTCAATTTATGCTTTGAGACATCTAGATGAAAACTTCTTTGGTCGCATAGGTGTGCAGTGTAATCCAATTGGTCAAAGCAAAAGGCAAAACTGTTACTCCATGGAATGAAGAAACTTCTTTCCCACTCTGAAGAACTTAAGATTTGAAGCTTTTGTTTATCTTCGTAGAGATTTTCTGCTTAATTAGTGGTGTTTTCCTGATTGTACGTTTCTTAGATGCATCAGTTTCCTTTATTTTGTTTCCTGCATTCGTCCTCTCCGTAAAGATCGACAGGGATTTTCCAGTTCTTGTGCAGTTATATTTTTATTATCAGCAACAAAAATTCAGGCGGCCTACCTGGTGTGCCATAGTTTATTTCAAAACGAAAACTCAATATCGGTGGTGATATTGCAATTTCTGAAAACACGACAATCATTACAGGATTGAACTTGCTAGAAATAGTCAATGTTAAGTTACCTCACTGAAAAGATTGAATTCAGGAAGGACGTTTATATGTTTGTATCATAGCCACACTATTTGACATCAGGAACAACCAGCACTAAATATATGACCATAAGGAGTAAATTGCAGCCACACTACACAAACTTGCGGAAGGTGGGTGCAAATTAGTCCAACATCTTGTAAATTGTGTACAACTTGACAAGTGAATGAAAATTAGACCAACATCTTGTGAATTACCTGATTGGGTGCAAGAATATGGCAAATTGGTGTGCATATAATTAAGGTCCAAACACTGCTGCATCGTGTATTGTTCCCGCTGGATGCATGGTATTTATCCATGTTGGTAGCTTTGTATTCGTTTGACGGCCTGCTTGGTTCATTATTTGCCAGATTGTTGTATGGTGGGTGGAATTTACTGTTGGGGGAGCTCATATGGAATATGGGCTAACTGCCCCTTGGAGAAAACCAATAGAATTTAGTGTAGTAGCTTGAGATCAGTCGAAAGCCGTGGTGCAAAATCAGAGGCCGGGGAAATATGAAGATCAGTCAAAGGCCGTGGTACAAAATCACAGGCCGGGGCACTATGAAGATCAGTCGAAGGCCGTGCTGCAAAATCAGAGGCCAGGGGAATATGAAGATCAGTCGAAGGCCGTGGTGCAAAATCAGAGGCCAGGGGAATATGAAGATCAGTCGAAGGCCGTGGTGCCACGAATAATGGGCTGAAGGCCCACGCTCGACAACGGCCCATCAACAAAGGCGGATGCAAAAGAAAAAGACTCTAATGCCCCGGAGACAAGAGTACAGTATATATGAATATACCGAAATATGCCTTAGTTGCCCTACAGACATTTCTATACTCGACAGATGATGTAACTGTACCATATAAAAGGAGAAGTCAGTCATCCTGAAGAGAAGATGGCGTCTAATTCGAAACCCTAATTATTGCCTGAGTAGTTGCGTGAAATTGATTTTTGTACCCGTGCCTCAGCTAGTCGAAGGCCTCCACACCAGAGCGGAGCCTTCGGCCCCCAGGTGTCGAGCTACAACGAGCTCGCCcctctctcactctcactctctgTCGGGATCCCCATTtcacaacattggcgcccaccatgCTCGGCGTGAATAAATTTTTCGAGAGTGAAGGTTTAAACCTTTGATAACCCCCGAGCAAAGCCTTGCAGAGGCCTGTTTTGTGACTTTTGTGCAGGAGGGATCAATCACGAGGCAACGCGGGAGCCTCTGCACCACAAGATGAGGCAGGAGCCTCTGCACCGTGGGCCTCTACATCGCGAGCCAACACAGGAGCCTCTACACCGCGAGACGGTGCAGGAGCCTTTGCACCAACAGTCGACACGGGAGCCTTCACACCGTGAGCTGACGTGGGAGCCTCTGCATCAACATCCGGCGCGGGAGCCTCTACACCAACAGCCGACGCAGGAGCCTCAGCCCCGCGAGACGGTGCGGGAGCCTTTTCATCAACAGCCAACGCAGGAGCCTCCGCACCAATGGCCGACGCGGGAGCCTCTGCACCGCGAGACGGCGTGGGAGCCTCGGCACCAATAGTCAACATGGTGGCCTCCGCCCCGCGAGACGGTGCGGGAGCCTTTGCACCGCAATATGGAACGGGAGCCTCTGCACCGGGAAATGACGCGAGGAGCCCGAGATGATGTGGGAGCCTATGTGTTGACAGATTTGACAGTTTTGGCTTTGTACTTGACATGTGCAGGTTTTCACAAACAAGGCCGGAAATGCGAAGGCTGGGTCTTGAACAATCAACCTTCAACAACCCAGTGCACCTTCGGGTGTTAGCAAACCTTTGAGCGGCAGAAACATCACCTTCAGTTAGATAAGTCAGTTTCAAGAATATCAAGTCTCTACGCTCACTACTTAGTTGCAGCTATGTTGTTCAGAACATGGCCCTGACTCCATGGATTGAGAAGCTAGAAGCTGCGAAGCCCGGATACTCGGGTTTTCTTCCTGAGCTCGGGACATCAGCCTTCGATCAGTTTCATTAGCCTTGGTCAGTGAAGCCAAAAATTGTTTTCTTGGAGCATCTGCCTTCGATCAGTTTCATCAGCCATCGTCAGCAAAGCTGGCCGAAATTGAGATTTTTCTCATAGCCTCAGCCTTCGATCAGTTTCATCAGCCTTCGTCAATGAAGCTGAAAATTGGATTATTTCTTTTGGAACATCAGCCTTCGATCAGTTTCCTCAGCTTTCGTCAATGAATCCGGAACTTGGGATTTTCTCAGAGCATCACACTTCGATCAGTTTCCTCAGCTTTCGTCAATGAAGCCAAATATTGAAATTTTTCTTGGAGCTTCAGCCTTCGATCAGTTTCATCAACCTTCGTCAGCAAAGCTGGAAATTGAGATTTTTCTCATAGCCTCAGCCTTCGATCAGTTTCATCAACCTTCGATTAGTTTTGCTAGCATGGTATTGGATAATTATTTCAAGAAGGCTTCGGTATTGGGCCTTTGGAAAACCTGACATGATATTTTTATATCTTTGCTAACTCTTTTCAGGGCTCACGATTCTTGTCTCTTTGCAGCTGTGTTCTAATGACTTATCAGTTTAATGTTTCTCTTGGGTGTTTCTAGAGCCCGAGGAACATGCCACTAAACCAAGAGGAAATACCCACTTGAGAAAGATTTCAAAACCTAAGTCGAAAGTGGCTAGTAACGGAGCCACGACATTCGACCACAGCTTTTTTCAGCGGAAAGAGGACCCTTCGTCACCCCAAGCCAAAGGCTCACGGGTATGGAACGACCTCCACGGCGCAAAGCGCCTGAACTCGGTGAGGACCTGGGCGGTTCACAGGCATCGAGGTTTAACTCCAAATGCCCCCAAAAGCCACACACCCGATGACAACCGAACCTACACAGTGAGTATTTCAAACCAGTTTTAAAGTCTCACCAGCTTATAATGCCTAATGATTTTGCTCTTGtgatttattttgtcacattctTGATATGACCTTCACCTCTCATGGCAAATTTCAAAAACTAACCATTGCCCCTCATGGGAAATTTCAAAATTTAACCTTCGCATATACAACCTGTCACCAATGTTACCAAGAAAGTTGTCGCGGCCTTCACCGCATAAAAAGCATGGTCTGAATGGCTATACATGCTTGGCTTTAATAGCCTAACTCAAAACACTTTTTATTGAATTTTTTTCTTGTTACTAACATTCAGGTCACCACCACTGTGAGTATGTCTTACCTCCCAACCTACCTCTCCCATAGAACATATTTGTCTTGTTGTATACACATTTCCACCATCCCAAAATACATTAGTGTACATTAGTTAGTAGTCCCCAGGAAACTCAGCCTTCATCAGTCAGCGGTTCTCACTAAGTGTTCAGCCTTCGTCAATACCTGTCCAACAGCTCTTaagtgttggcggtccttaactcctatTTCTAACTACCAATTCTCACATAAAATCTGCACAAATGGTCatcaaacttagaattagggcttataactaatcaattccacaagttttggtgattgtTCATTTGCAGGAGGACATGTCAGGATTATATAGGAAAACAACCTAAAGTATACCAGAAATGCAACAATATAGACATCCTACATAAGCCCAAGGGGAGATGGCCCATTTACCAGCAGACTCAGGGCCCAAAGGAATGGAGAACAAGGCCAAATCCCAACCAAACCACCTTATCTTCGTAGGACATCACCATGGGCCAAGTCCAGGAGAACACATGAGGCAGCCCAACGAACCGTTTGGCCCGAGACTTGGTCGGTTGGTGCTTACCGCCTTGCCCAATGTCGGTATGGTGGTGTCGCCCAGGTTCACTATACTTGGAGGTCGGTTTGGTACCTTTCATATGGCGATGAAGCATTTTCCAAATGCCCCCCCtcttctccacctataaaaggaggctccctcctcctcatttgaacaacaacacacaagagaagagcacaagagcaagagaagaGCAACACCACtcatgggcttaggccctagctagctataGAAAAGTTGAAGGGAGAGATGTGAGAGAAGAGTTTGGGGAAGAAGTGCCGGACTTGTCGGTAACCTTCCCCGCTTGTACCTCGATGAACACAAGCTTTGTACCTCGATGGGTATTTTAGTAAGTGTTCATGGTTCCTTTGGTTataaaagtcttttgattagttaagctatgCTTTTTTTTGTTTGCAGGTTCGTTGTCCGTCCTCGtggtggatactctagtagagggccctgataaagacgaaTAACCCTGatcaatgctagagtagtagtcgctagcgtagatgtggtgtctaggctagatgctacctttgtttgcctcatgtcctctagttgaggggtaggcggtaggtggtgatagccctgtccgtccttcgtaatcccccatgttcgggtatGGCGTAGAGCTACAGGACGACATCGACTGGCAGACCAGTTGCAACCCGGTGCCCAAAGTAAACAAGTGAAAGTAGATTTTATCTATCCTTAGATCCTAACCCATAGGAATCCCTCTCTATCCTTATCAGCTATCTCTATGTTATCCCTggacgaattagctagaagaaatacatctgttccctgtggaaatatgataccctgaatacttctggtgaaagtgtcgacacagaatttcgtcccgtgccgaggacacacgcagcaagcgaaaagggtccgctcgatggagcggatccgcctagcttcagcgcaggggtggttgaccctgcaattgacaaggagagaaagttcatctgtagttaagggtggaacttgccggtgttgccagacagtccagaatgtatggctgtgagagccgatatgaaaggaaatcggctaaatagccgattccagtatattcatgagaataagtcagtcagagctcatggggtcatgtgaggagaattggttatcattcaggataaacatcatttaaatgaatattaatcaatggcaataagatattaatgatgatcggtccataccgagccaatgattatgagcaaccgaactcctttttatataaagaaataattcaacatcacttaatcatttaataaagataaatctaatgaacatgttagatctcatctatcgccatgaccagtggagcatgaggcagaatcatacaggccgtagaaacaacaatagactcgacgaccctaactcattactaatatcagtggggcatgaggcagaatcatgcaggccataatacaataacaagatcatggggctaacacatcttttaacttatctctacttcaacgatctcatgatatgaactattcgtgaaagcattcgatatcggctaaacaaccgattcaggcatagcgcacatttaaggtcatgtcttctcaggaacgggtctatcaaccaacgacccccactccacggtgccaatagtggggtgagaggtagaatcccacaggtcgtgatgacgggccatgaaacagttctcgctaaccaacagatctactcaagatcgaacatgccttaatcgcacgctatgcacgattaagattgacgcaaaacagccgataaaaacataactcatcgcttaagatgtagattagatcagttttagattagtaaacgatgagttaaataagatatgaggccgatccagatcaatctcaatcgggcagagtgatattgctgtaattagataagtaatgaaagcaataagcaatatcggtaacttaatgaatctaccaaagactgccactctaagatagagccgataacttaaccttgatccaattcaagcagtggggtgtgaggcagaatcacacaggccatacttgaattaggcaagagtcgataactagtttataccagagccgtagtgggggtcgaccggatcgatgctgccatacgaacagaggtataaaccatgacggtacttacaacaagcagtggaggtcgaccggatcgatgcagccatacttgccgaagaactcaccgagatctactctactgctactcctaaggggtggccggagccaaaaaaagtaattgacttatatttgattgattggttgatccctttacaatagccggggtttggtatttatacccggagcctaaacacgaGTGCTACccgagcacgatttgttacaacctttggcataaaatgaaaacattcctaatttaagataacttggactctaatttttccctttttatagagtccgacatgtaatTTCCTGGTGCCAACCGTAGTTCGTCATTGCTGTCTGCTGACGTCACCCTAATATATATCTGATTCTAGAGTTGTATTTGAATCGGCTGACATCGATCTTTCTTGACTGGCACAACCTTGAAAGCCtacgagttcccacgttctttctcccaaattttggtgtaaacacattaccccaattttgggataaaatggttttatcccaaaattccgAATCATCGGTTTACCGTGCCGCAACCGTCCTTATCCGAGAAATACGCATAACTCCTGACTTTTCGGCCTGAGCCTCACATAACATCAATAGTGCTTCTTTCGATGCACTCTGCCTTTTTGTTTTCCCCTATTTTCTGGAGCCAACttcaacagccgccgccgccgttatcgaggacccaaaccctagcaaatccgtcGTTCCATCAAACCGTTTATTCGAGGTATCTTTGCTAGATCTGAACTTGCTCTGGCTGTGATGGCGACCT
Proteins encoded in this region:
- the LOC136505251 gene encoding thaumatin-like pathogenesis-related protein 4, with the translated sequence MASTTRVSSVLFLLAAFTAGASAATFTIKNNCGYTVWPAGIPVGGGTQLDPGQTWTVNVPAGTSGRFWGRTGCSFNGGSGHCDSGDCAGALSCTLSGQPPATLAEYTIGGTGNPQDYYDISVVDGYNQPMAFSCSTGVGLVCTYPSCPDAYQYPTDDTKTHSCSANSNYQVTFCP
- the LOC136504000 gene encoding uncharacterized protein; translated protein: MLTIGAEAPTPSRGAEAPASAIGAEAPALAVDEKAPAPSRGAEAPASAVGVEAPAPDVDAEAPTSAHGVKAPVSTVGAKAPAPSRGVEAPVLARDVEAHGAEAPASSCGAEAPALPRD